A single Helicobacteraceae bacterium DNA region contains:
- the hemN gene encoding oxygen-independent coproporphyrinogen III oxidase, giving the protein MIDYEKLAKYSAPVPRYTSYPTAPEFRDDWTRRDLSECIARSNQSSRALSLYFHLPFCRSACYFCGCNVIYTSKEELKDRYIDYLSREIAIIGDMLDVKREVRQIHFGGGTPTFFSAAQLAKIIGVIKSAFPNIAKDAEFGVEIDPRFFTIEQMDVFAQNGVNRVSFGVQDFDPSVQEAVHRVQPFEIAQNAVEIARSRGVKSVNIDLMYGLPRQNAATFERTLELTLRLAPDRLALFNYAHVPWLKKTMRKIDESAIPPSAEKLKMFQIAAKLFGESGFEMIGMDHFAKPDDELCVALKEGKLHRNFQGYTTHSECDLFGFGVTSISEGEDFYSQNVRDLSGYEKAIDGGLPPTLRGVRLTEDDRLRKRVIFSLMGSFSLDFAAIEAEFGINFERYFASDLEALARLEADELLSIANRRITVGDTGRLLIRNIVMHFDDYLRKTSPQNRRFSKSV; this is encoded by the coding sequence ATGATCGATTATGAAAAGCTCGCCAAATACTCGGCGCCCGTTCCGCGCTACACAAGCTATCCGACCGCGCCGGAGTTTAGAGACGATTGGACGCGGCGCGATCTGAGCGAATGTATAGCGCGATCCAATCAAAGCTCCAGAGCGCTTAGCCTATATTTTCATCTGCCTTTTTGCCGATCGGCGTGTTATTTTTGCGGCTGTAACGTAATATACACAAGTAAAGAGGAGCTAAAAGATCGCTATATCGATTATCTATCGCGCGAGATCGCGATAATCGGCGATATGCTAGACGTAAAACGCGAGGTTCGGCAGATTCACTTTGGCGGCGGCACCCCGACCTTTTTCAGCGCGGCGCAACTTGCCAAAATTATCGGGGTTATCAAATCCGCCTTTCCCAATATAGCAAAGGACGCGGAGTTTGGCGTTGAGATCGATCCTAGATTTTTTACGATCGAGCAGATGGACGTTTTTGCCCAAAACGGCGTTAATCGCGTCAGCTTCGGCGTTCAGGATTTCGATCCTAGCGTGCAGGAGGCGGTGCATAGAGTTCAGCCTTTCGAGATCGCCCAAAACGCCGTTGAAATCGCGCGATCGCGCGGCGTTAAAAGCGTTAATATCGATCTGATGTATGGTCTGCCCCGCCAAAACGCGGCGACGTTCGAGCGAACCCTAGAGCTAACTTTGCGACTTGCGCCCGATCGCCTCGCGCTATTTAACTACGCGCACGTCCCGTGGCTAAAAAAAACTATGCGCAAGATCGACGAGAGCGCTATCCCGCCGAGCGCCGAAAAACTAAAGATGTTTCAAATCGCCGCAAAACTATTTGGCGAGAGCGGTTTTGAGATGATCGGTATGGATCACTTCGCAAAGCCGGACGACGAGCTGTGCGTCGCGCTGAAAGAGGGCAAGCTGCATCGCAACTTTCAGGGCTACACGACGCATAGCGAATGCGATCTGTTTGGTTTCGGCGTTACGAGCATAAGCGAGGGCGAGGATTTTTACTCGCAGAACGTTCGCGATCTAAGCGGTTACGAAAAGGCTATCGACGGCGGTTTGCCGCCGACGCTTAGAGGCGTCAGGCTAACCGAAGACGATCGGTTGAGAAAACGGGTTATATTCTCGCTGATGGGTTCGTTTTCGCTTGATTTTGCCGCGATCGAGGCGGAATTTGGGATCAATTTTGAACGGTATTTCGCCTCCGATCTAGAGGCGTTAGCGCGGTTAGAGGCGGACGAGTTATTGTCGATCGCAAATCGCCGCATAACCGTCGGCGATACGGGAAGATTGTTGATCCGCAATATCGTTATGCACTTTGACGATTATCTAAGAAAAACAAGCCCGCAAAATCGCCGTTTTAGTAAAAGCGTTTAA
- the lon gene encoding endopeptidase La: METAHNSNLPTTMPLIIESDLFLYPFMISPLFLSDERNIAAVNEALANRAPVMVAAAKENGDGFYDAGTVGIIMRKQVLPDKRVKALFQGFSRGRITGVVENAAGRAIFVNVSEIESGIYDKTRIGALLESLKESARAFSSVNAHFPNDILGAIEDFSDPNRAIDFIASALRLRHSESYELLIEADLEKRLIKLLEIIARLIENAKLQREIKSKVHSKIDQINREYFLKEQLKQIRKELGEETQRDEEIEEYRKKLEKKKDSIGEEGYKEVRKQLDRLGRMHPDSADANLLQTYIEWALETPFGEFSKSKLSVSAVEKRLELDHYGLKRPKERIVEFFAVRELLERREANAKELRGTILCFVGPPGVGKTSLANSIAKALKRELARIALGGMEDVNELRGHRRTYIGAMPGRIVQGLINAKTMNPVMILDEIDKVGRNMRGDPTAALLEILDPEQNDHFRDYYLNFSIDLSRVVFIATANDLGAVPAPLRDRLEVINISSYTPQEKIEIAKRYLIPQELKKHGLDKEELKISSAALRDMAEKYTKEAGVRNLRRAIAQICRKAAKTLLAGKSGGVAVGSDNLKEYLEKIIYEVERVGKKNIVGVINGLAWTPVGGDVLKIEAVKIRANSGGLQLTGSLGDVMKESAQIAYSVVKTLIDEGKIKIDLASIPKTTDANGKETPITASDIYNRHLIHLHAPEGATPKDGPSAGAAMACAIASILSSKAARSDLAMTGELTLTGRILPIGGLKEKLIAAHRAKIKTALIPQKNYESDLDEIPDEVKNSLEIIPVCKIDEAIKLALES, from the coding sequence ATGGAAACCGCGCATAACTCTAATTTGCCGACGACAATGCCGCTGATTATCGAAAGCGATCTGTTTTTATACCCTTTTATGATTTCGCCGCTGTTTTTGAGCGACGAAAGAAATATAGCCGCCGTCAACGAGGCGCTTGCGAACCGCGCTCCCGTTATGGTCGCCGCCGCCAAAGAAAACGGCGACGGTTTTTACGACGCGGGAACGGTGGGCATAATTATGCGAAAACAGGTTTTGCCGGATAAGCGCGTTAAGGCGCTCTTTCAGGGATTTTCGCGCGGTAGAATAACCGGCGTAGTCGAGAACGCCGCCGGTCGCGCTATATTTGTCAACGTTTCCGAGATAGAGAGCGGGATATACGACAAAACGCGCATAGGAGCGCTGCTTGAGAGCTTAAAAGAGAGCGCCCGCGCGTTTTCGTCCGTAAACGCGCATTTCCCCAACGATATTTTAGGCGCGATCGAGGATTTTAGCGATCCAAACCGCGCGATCGATTTTATAGCCAGCGCGTTAAGGCTAAGGCACAGCGAGTCTTACGAGCTGTTAATCGAAGCCGATCTTGAAAAGCGGTTAATAAAGCTGCTGGAGATTATCGCTCGGCTTATTGAAAACGCCAAGTTGCAGCGCGAGATCAAAAGCAAAGTGCATAGCAAGATCGATCAGATTAACCGCGAATACTTTCTAAAAGAGCAGCTAAAGCAGATTAGAAAAGAGCTTGGCGAGGAGACGCAACGCGACGAGGAGATCGAGGAGTATCGCAAAAAACTTGAAAAGAAAAAAGACTCTATAGGCGAGGAGGGCTACAAAGAGGTCAGAAAACAGCTCGATCGGCTTGGGCGAATGCATCCCGATAGCGCGGACGCAAATCTGTTGCAAACCTACATAGAGTGGGCGCTAGAAACGCCGTTTGGCGAGTTTTCCAAAAGTAAATTGAGCGTATCCGCCGTCGAGAAAAGACTAGAGCTTGATCACTACGGGTTAAAAAGACCAAAAGAGCGGATTGTGGAGTTTTTTGCCGTTAGGGAGCTTTTAGAGCGGCGCGAGGCGAACGCCAAAGAGCTACGCGGAACGATTTTGTGTTTCGTAGGACCGCCCGGCGTCGGCAAAACGAGCCTCGCAAACTCGATCGCCAAAGCGTTAAAACGCGAGTTGGCGCGAATCGCGTTAGGCGGCATGGAGGACGTAAACGAGCTGCGCGGACACCGCCGAACCTATATCGGCGCGATGCCCGGTCGCATTGTGCAGGGGCTTATCAACGCCAAAACTATGAATCCCGTGATGATATTAGACGAGATCGACAAAGTGGGGCGCAATATGCGCGGCGATCCGACCGCCGCGCTTTTAGAGATACTCGATCCGGAGCAAAACGATCACTTTCGCGACTACTATCTGAACTTCTCCATAGACCTTAGTCGCGTCGTTTTTATCGCTACGGCTAACGATCTAGGCGCCGTCCCCGCGCCGCTTCGCGATCGGCTGGAGGTTATCAATATCAGCAGTTATACTCCGCAGGAGAAGATCGAGATCGCCAAACGCTATTTGATTCCGCAGGAGCTAAAAAAGCACGGGCTAGACAAGGAGGAGCTAAAAATATCCTCCGCCGCCCTGCGCGATATGGCGGAAAAATACACCAAAGAGGCGGGCGTTCGCAACCTGCGCCGCGCGATCGCGCAGATTTGCAGAAAGGCGGCGAAAACGCTTCTAGCGGGCAAAAGCGGGGGGGTCGCCGTCGGATCGGACAACCTCAAAGAGTATCTGGAAAAAATTATCTACGAGGTGGAACGCGTCGGCAAGAAAAATATCGTGGGCGTGATTAACGGGCTGGCTTGGACTCCCGTCGGCGGCGACGTGCTGAAAATCGAAGCCGTTAAAATCCGCGCGAATAGCGGCGGTTTGCAATTAACGGGCAGTCTTGGCGACGTAATGAAAGAGTCGGCGCAGATCGCCTACAGCGTGGTAAAAACGCTGATAGACGAGGGTAAAATAAAGATCGATCTAGCCTCGATTCCTAAAACTACGGACGCGAACGGCAAGGAGACGCCGATTACCGCGAGCGACATATATAACCGCCACCTGATCCATCTGCACGCGCCGGAGGGCGCCACGCCAAAAGACGGACCAAGCGCGGGCGCGGCGATGGCGTGCGCGATCGCGTCGATTCTTAGCTCCAAAGCCGCTAGAAGCGATCTGGCTATGACGGGCGAATTGACGCTCACGGGCAGGATTTTGCCGATCGGCGGGCTGAAAGAAAAACTGATCGCGGCGCACCGAGCCAAAATAAAAACCGCCCTGATTCCGCAAAAAAACTACGAGAGCGATCTAGACGAGATTCCCGACGAGGTGAAAAATAGCCTAGAGATTATCCCCGTTTGTAAAATCGACGAGGCGATCAAGCTCGCGTTGGAATCTTGA